Sequence from the Mesorhizobium sp. PAMC28654 genome:
ATGCTCGCCGTGGCGCGGGCGTTGGTCGTGCACCCGAAGGTGCTCGTGCTTGACGAGCCTTCGGCCGGCCTGTCGCCGAAATTCGTGTCGATGGTCTTCGAAATGCTGGCTGGTATCCGCAAATCCGGCGTCACCATCCTCCTGGTCGAGCAGAACGCCAAGGCAGCACTTGCCATCGGCGATCGCGCTTACGTGCTGGTCGAGGGCAAGGACCGGCACGAAGGCGTTGCTTCCGAACTCTGGAACGATCCGGTGGTCGCCGAACTCTATCTTGGCCAACGCCGCCTCAACCCCGAAGCCCCGGAGTCTGAAAAAGCCCAGCACTTTGACAAAGGCGGCGAGGCATGAACCTGCAATTTGTCGTCGACGGACTGCTGACGGGGTCGATGATCGGCCTTGGCGCCATCGGCGTGACGCTCACCTATTCCATCCTGCGCTTCTCGAACTTCGCCCATGGCGACTTCATGGCCTGGGGCACCTATGCGACGCTCGCCGTCGTCAGCGCCATCGGCGCGGTGTTCGGCAAGGTTGCGCCCATCGCGCCGCTCTCCTTCGGCTGGCCGCTGATCGCGGCCGTCATCATCGGCATGGCGTTCACGGCGCTGCTGGCGCTGCTGCTCGACAAGGTCTTGTTCTCGCGGCTGCGGACGCAGGGGCAGGCGATCATCGTGGTGATGGCAAGCTTTGGCGCCTCGATGGCGCTCCGAAGCCTGCTCGAATTCATCTTCACCTCGCGTCCGACCTATTTCAGCCGTGCCATCCAGATCGCCATGCCGGTCGGCTGGGGTATCCGCATCACGCCAGACCAGATCGCCCTTCTGCTGC
This genomic interval carries:
- a CDS encoding branched-chain amino acid ABC transporter permease — its product is MNLQFVVDGLLTGSMIGLGAIGVTLTYSILRFSNFAHGDFMAWGTYATLAVVSAIGAVFGKVAPIAPLSFGWPLIAAVIIGMAFTALLALLLDKVLFSRLRTQGQAIIVVMASFGASMALRSLLEFIFTSRPTYFSRAIQIAMPVGWGIRITPDQIALLLLTAVLVFGVHMLMTRTQAGRSMQAFSQNAALARIVGIDVARVVRMTWIIGGALACVAGVMIGILVQIRPFMGFDMLLPMFAAAILGGIGSIPGAVLGGLIIGLAEAGAVQLIGAEWRAAVAFIILMAVLFVRPFGIFGVRER